The genomic DNA GAAACGTCGGGGAATGCGGTGAGGCGGTGCCGTGCCTGCGCCGCCAGGGCGGTGCCGAGTTCGATCGCGGTGATCCGGAAGCCCGTCCGCGCCAGGGGCAGCGTGGCCTTCCCCGGACCGCAGCCGACTTCGAGCAGGCGCGCGGGTGGCGTGAGCCCCGTGATCGCGAGCAGATCGGAATACAGCTCGGCTGGGTAGTCGGGGCGTGCGTCTTGATAGAGGGCAGCCGCTTTGTCGAAGGTTGCGCGCAGCCGAAGATCGCGTGACATGATCCGATCCTGACGGTGCGGCAACACCGCTGTCACCTGCGTATCCCGCTCGGATCGCAAGCCCGGGGTCCAGACGCTCGGAGCGGCACCACGGTGTCACGAGCGTGGGATTCCCGGGCCGCGTCCACCACCCTGCGTCAGGACAGCATGTCGCCCGCGTAGAGGGCGTACACGGCGGCGCAGCGGCGCAGCTCGGCCTCCTCGACGTACTCCTCGGGTCCGTGGGAGACCTCCAGGCGGCCGGGGCCGTAACCGAACGCGGGGATGCCGAGCTGGGCGTACCAGCGGATCTCCAGGATGCCCGCACACAGCTCGAACCGGGCCGGGCCACCCCGGACCTCGCCGACGACGCGGGCGAGCGCGGCCGCGGCGGGATGGCCGGGGTCGGTGCCGGCCGAGGGCTGCACCTGGGTGGTGCGCACCGACACCTCGGCGCCGACCTGGCGGGCGGCGTCCTCGACGAGGCCGACCAGGCGCTTGAGCTCGCCGTCGAGGTCCTCTTCGGGGTTGTAGCGGCCGTCGACGGTGAAGTAGGCCGAGCCGGGGACGACGTTGAAGTTGGAGCCGGCGCCGGACAGGCCGCCCACCACGATCATGGTGCCGGGAGCGTCGCCGGGGCTCATCGGCAAGCCGGTGTGGCGACCGGCCATCTCGGCGGCGTACCGCTCGACGGGGCGGGCGAGGTGCAGCATGTGCTGGAAGGCGTTGACGCCCAGGTTCGCCTGGCCGACGTGGGCCTCGCGCCCCTGGACGTCGACGCGCAGCGAGATCGCGCCGCGGGCGGCGTTCCAGATGCCGCCGCCGCTGGGCTCCGCGGTGAGCATGGCCAGCGCGGCGGGGTCGATCAGGCCGGCGGCGCGCAGGTGCCCGGCGCCCACGACGCTGCCGGTCTCCTCGTCGCACACCAGGTGCACGACGATGCGCCCGTCGCCGAGCAGGCCCAGTTCCCGGGCGGCCGCGGCGCCGTA from Nonomuraea muscovyensis includes the following:
- a CDS encoding M20/M25/M40 family metallo-hydrolase, which translates into the protein MTNRVAEVEAWLDERAEDMAWLLERLVAVDSENPPGRALGRCARVLREEMDRLGLSPEIIDVTGDPGELEEPCVVRGSAGRGDKLVYFHGHFDVVPAQDRAQFTAERRGGRIIGRGTADMKGGIVSMLYGAAAARELGLLGDGRIVVHLVCDEETGSVVGAGHLRAAGLIDPAALAMLTAEPSGGGIWNAARGAISLRVDVQGREAHVGQANLGVNAFQHMLHLARPVERYAAEMAGRHTGLPMSPGDAPGTMIVVGGLSGAGSNFNVVPGSAYFTVDGRYNPEEDLDGELKRLVGLVEDAARQVGAEVSVRTTQVQPSAGTDPGHPAAAALARVVGEVRGGPARFELCAGILEIRWYAQLGIPAFGYGPGRLEVSHGPEEYVEEAELRRCAAVYALYAGDMLS